TCGCGCTGCTCGCCTGGGCGGTGATCCCGTTCGGGCCCGACGCCGTGCTGGCCGATATCAACATCGGCCTGCTCTACGTGCTCGGGATCAGCTCGCTCGGCGTGTACGGCGTCGTCGTCTCGGGCTGGGCTTCGAACTCGAAGTATCCGTTCTTCTCCGCCATGCGTGCCGCCGCGCAGATGATCAGTTACGAAGTCTCGATCGGCTTCATCCTCGTTTGCGTCATCATGTGGGCCGGTACGAGCAACATGAACGGCATTATCGAGGCGCAGCGCGGCCACGGGCTGGGACTGGTCAACGGGTTCTTCTTCAACCCGCTGCTGTTCCCGATCTGGATCATGTTCCTGATTTCGGCACTGGCCGAGACGGCGCGCGCGCCGTTCGACCTGACCGAGGCGGAAAGCGAACTGGTTGCCGGCTATCAGACCGAATATTCTTCGATGAGCTTCGCGCTCTTCTGGCTGGGCGAATATGCCAACGTCCTGCTGATGTGCGCGCTCAACGCGATCCTGTTCTTCGGCGGCTGGCTGCCCCCGCTGAACGTGGACCTGATCCCGTGGTTCGACATCCCGGGCTGGATCTGGCTCTTTGCCAAGATCTTCCTGTTCTTCTTCATCTTCAGCTGGGTGAAGGCCACCGTCCCGCGCTTCCGCTACGACCAGCTCATGCGCCTCGGCTGGAAAGTCTTCCTGCCGCTGAGCCTGGTGTTCGTGGTGCTGGTGAGCGGCTGGCTGATGATCACCCGTTACGGAGTCGCCGCATGAGCGTCGCCCATCTCATCAAGTCGTTCACCCTGTGGGAATTCGTGAAGGCCCATGCCCTCACGCTGAAATACTTCTTCAAGCCCAAGGTGACGATCAACTATCCGTTCGAGAAGAACGCGATCAGCCCGCGTTTCCGCGGCGAGCACGCGCTGCGCCGCTATCCCAACGGGGAAGAGCGCTGCATCGCCTGCAAGCTGTGCGAGGCGGTGTGCCCGGCGCTGGCGATCACGATCGAAAGCGAACCGCGCGACGACGGCAGCCGCCGGACGACGCGTTACGACATCGACATGACGAAGTGCATCTATTGCGGTTTCTGCCAGGAAGCCTGCCCGGTCGATGCGATCGTCGAGGGGCCGAACTTCGAATATGCGACCGAAACGCGCGAAGAACTGCTTTACGACAAGGCGAAACTGCTGGCCAACGGGGACAAGTGGGAGCGGGCGATTGCCGCGAACCTTGAAGCCGATGCGCCGTATAGATAGGGGGCCGCGATGCTGAACGGTTCGAGGGTGAAAGCCCTCCCCCTTGGGGGGAGATGGCAGCGCGAAGCGCTGACGGAGGGGGCCCCCTCCACCACCGCGCTGCGCGCGGCGGTCCCCCTCCCCCGGGGGGGGAGGATTTGGGCATGATCCAGGTTCTCGCGTTCTATCTGTTTGCGTTTCTCGTGATCGCCAGCGGCGTGTTCACGATCATGGCGCGCAATCCCGTGCATTCGGTGCTGTGGCTGATCCTCGCGTTCTTCAACGCGGCGGGCCTGATGGTTATCGTGGGGGCGGAGTTCATCGCCGCGCTGCTGGTGATCGTCTACGTCGGCGCGGTCGCGGTGCTGTTCCTGTTCGTCGTGATGATGCTCGACATCGATTTCGCCGAATTGCGCGCTGGCTTTATCAAGAACTTTCCGCTCGGCATCGCGATCGCGCTGGTTCTTCTGGCCGAGCTGGTCCTGGGCATCGGCGCCTATCGCGCCGGCGCCCTGGAACTGGGCGTGGCCGATGGCAGCGCGGCGCCGATCGTGGATCGCAGCAATATCGAGAACCTGGGGGCAGTGCTTTACGGCAAGTACCTGTTCCTGTTCGAGGTCGCGGGCCTCATCCTGCTGGTGGCGATGGTCGGCGCGATCGTGCTGACCCACCGCGAACGGCCCGAGGGCGCGCGCGGCCATCAGGATATCGGCAAACAGATTCGTCGCCGGCCAGGCGATGCGACAGAGATGAAGAAGCCGGACA
The sequence above is a segment of the Pelagerythrobacter marensis genome. Coding sequences within it:
- the nuoH gene encoding NADH-quinone oxidoreductase subunit NuoH, whose translation is MTAFFQSLGMSYEWAWFVATVSGILLIALPLMLAVAMIIYVDRKVWAAIALRRGPNVVGPFGLLQSFADGLKVFLQETIVPSAANKGLFLIAPIVTFTVALLAWAVIPFGPDAVLADINIGLLYVLGISSLGVYGVVVSGWASNSKYPFFSAMRAAAQMISYEVSIGFILVCVIMWAGTSNMNGIIEAQRGHGLGLVNGFFFNPLLFPIWIMFLISALAETARAPFDLTEAESELVAGYQTEYSSMSFALFWLGEYANVLLMCALNAILFFGGWLPPLNVDLIPWFDIPGWIWLFAKIFLFFFIFSWVKATVPRFRYDQLMRLGWKVFLPLSLVFVVLVSGWLMITRYGVAA
- the nuoI gene encoding NADH-quinone oxidoreductase subunit NuoI gives rise to the protein MSVAHLIKSFTLWEFVKAHALTLKYFFKPKVTINYPFEKNAISPRFRGEHALRRYPNGEERCIACKLCEAVCPALAITIESEPRDDGSRRTTRYDIDMTKCIYCGFCQEACPVDAIVEGPNFEYATETREELLYDKAKLLANGDKWERAIAANLEADAPYR
- a CDS encoding NADH-quinone oxidoreductase subunit J, which encodes MIQVLAFYLFAFLVIASGVFTIMARNPVHSVLWLILAFFNAAGLMVIVGAEFIAALLVIVYVGAVAVLFLFVVMMLDIDFAELRAGFIKNFPLGIAIALVLLAELVLGIGAYRAGALELGVADGSAAPIVDRSNIENLGAVLYGKYLFLFEVAGLILLVAMVGAIVLTHRERPEGARGHQDIGKQIRRRPGDATEMKKPDIGKGVEL